The Nicotiana tabacum cultivar K326 chromosome 14, ASM71507v2, whole genome shotgun sequence genome contains a region encoding:
- the LOC142168983 gene encoding uncharacterized protein LOC142168983 — translation MYVEYVPDTTMMEKLERMAERFFEVNKISFSDSELPTDGAGHNRALHLTVKSEGHYVKRVMHDGVSVIDIFPLSSLQGMKFNMNWICANNVYVCAFDGIKRDTIGEIDLMITIEPMDFQVTFQVLGMEMSYNFLLGRPWIHTARAIPSTLHQMDKFE, via the coding sequence ATGTATGTTGAGTACGTTCCCGACACCACAATGatggaaaaattagaaagaatggctGAGAGATTCTTTGAGGTAAACAAAATATCCTTCAGCGATAGTGAGTTGCCGACTGATGGAGCTGGGCATAACAGAGCTCTTCATTTAACTGTCAAATCTGAGGGGCACTATGTGAAGAGGGTCATGCATGATGGCGTTTCTGTGATTGACATCTTCCCTCTTTCCAGTCTCCAAGGGATGAAGTTCAACATGAACTGGATATGTGCCAATAATGTTTATGTCTGTGCCTTCGATGGAATCAAAAGggataccattggggagatcgATCTGATGATAACTATTGAACCTATGGATTTCCAAGTGACCTTTCAAGTTTTAGGCATGGAGATGTCATACAATTTCCTTTTGGGAAGACCGTGGATTCATACTGCTAGGGCTATCCCCTCCACCCTTCATCAGATGGACAAATTTGAATAA